Proteins from a single region of Laspinema palackyanum D2c:
- a CDS encoding magnesium chelatase subunit H, translated as MFTHVKPTIRHIAPDELRGRSLLKVVYVVLEAQYQSALSSAVRSINENNQNLAIEISGYLIEELRDSNNYEAFKQDLATANVFIASLIFIEDLAQKVTAAVEPHRDRLDVAVVFPSMPEVMRLNKMGSFSMAQLGQSKSAIGQFMKKRKEKSGSSFQDGMLKLLQTLPKVLKYLPMDKAQDARNFMLSFQYWLGGSSENLENFLLMLADKYVFKGQQTVKFQDPVVYLDMGVWHPLAPKMFDDVKDYLNWYNSRDDISDDLKDPLAPCIGLVLQRTHLVTGDDAHYVAMVQEIEALGARPIPVFAGGLDFSKPVDAYFWDVGAKGVEPLPLVDTVISLTGFALVGGPARQDHPKAIESLKRLNRPYMVALPLVFQTTEEWQDSDLGLHPIQVALQIAIPELDGAIEPIILSGRDGATGKAIALQDRIETVTQRAIKWATLRRKPKLDKKLAITIFSFPPDKGNVGTAAYLDVFGSIYEVMKALKCNGYDLPELPESAEALMLEVIHDAQAQYNSPELNVAYRMSVEEYEKLTPYSERLQENWGPPPGHLNTDGQNLLVYGKSFGNVFIGIQPTFGYEGDPMRLLFSRSASPHHGFAAYYTYLEQIWGADAVLHFGTHGSLEFMPGKQMGMSGECYPDSLIGKIPNIYYYAANNPSEATIAKRRSYAETISYLTPPAENAGLYKGLQELNELIGSYQTLKESGRGVAIVNTIMDKCRLVNLDQDINLPEKDAIELTPEERDNVVGQVYRKLMEIESRLLPCGLHVIGKPPSAEEAIATLVNIASLDRDEEGVKSLLRIIANSIGRDIDELYANNDKGILEDVELLQAIIQATRAAVAALVQEQTDAEGRVSKVSKLNFFNMGKKAPWVESLHQSGYPNVSTEDLKPLFEYLEFCLQQICADNELGALLRALEGEYVLPGPGGDPIRNPDVLPTGKNIHALDPQSIPTAAAVTSAKIVVDRLLDRQRRENNGQWPETIACVLWGTDNIKTYGESLAQIMWMVGVKPVPDALGRVNKLELLSLEELGRPRIDVVINCSGVFRDLFINQMNLLDKAVKMAAEADEPLEMNFIRKHAMKQAEEMGINLRQAATRVFSNASGSYASNVNLAVENSTWESENELQEMYLTRKSFAFSSDNPGTMEQDRQIFESSLKTADVTFQNLDSSEISLTDVSHYFDSDPTKVIGTLRGDGKKPAAYIADTTTANAQVRTLSETVRLDTRTKMLNPKWYEGMLSHGYEGVRELSKRLVNTMGWSATAGAVDNWVYEEANETFMKDEEMQKRLLNLNPNSFRKMVTTLLEANGRGYWETSEENLDRLRELYQEVEDRIEGIE; from the coding sequence ATGTTCACTCACGTCAAGCCCACCATTCGACACATTGCCCCGGATGAACTCAGAGGGCGTTCTTTACTGAAGGTGGTCTATGTCGTGCTAGAAGCCCAGTATCAGAGTGCTTTATCGTCTGCGGTTCGATCAATCAACGAAAATAACCAAAATTTAGCCATTGAAATCAGTGGTTACTTGATAGAAGAACTGCGTGACTCGAATAACTACGAGGCTTTTAAGCAGGATCTAGCCACGGCAAATGTTTTTATTGCTTCCCTAATTTTCATTGAAGATTTAGCCCAAAAAGTGACTGCCGCAGTCGAGCCCCACCGCGATCGCCTGGATGTCGCGGTGGTGTTTCCCTCCATGCCGGAGGTGATGCGTCTGAATAAAATGGGCAGTTTCTCGATGGCGCAATTGGGTCAATCCAAGAGTGCGATCGGGCAATTTATGAAAAAGCGCAAGGAAAAATCTGGGAGTTCCTTCCAAGATGGAATGCTCAAGTTGCTGCAAACCTTGCCCAAAGTCCTGAAATATCTACCGATGGACAAGGCCCAGGATGCCCGCAACTTCATGCTGAGTTTCCAATATTGGTTGGGGGGGTCCTCGGAAAACCTGGAAAATTTCCTGCTGATGTTGGCGGATAAATATGTCTTCAAAGGTCAGCAAACGGTGAAATTCCAGGATCCAGTGGTTTATCTGGATATGGGGGTTTGGCATCCCTTAGCCCCGAAAATGTTTGATGACGTTAAAGATTATCTGAACTGGTATAACAGCCGCGACGACATCTCCGATGACCTCAAAGACCCTCTGGCCCCCTGTATTGGGTTAGTGCTGCAACGCACCCACCTGGTGACCGGGGATGATGCCCATTATGTAGCAATGGTTCAAGAAATTGAAGCCTTGGGGGCACGCCCGATTCCAGTATTTGCTGGCGGGTTAGACTTTTCTAAACCTGTGGATGCCTATTTCTGGGATGTTGGCGCGAAAGGCGTCGAACCCCTGCCGTTGGTGGATACCGTGATTTCGTTGACCGGATTTGCTTTGGTGGGAGGTCCTGCCCGTCAAGACCATCCCAAGGCGATCGAGTCTCTGAAACGGTTAAATCGGCCCTATATGGTGGCATTGCCGTTGGTGTTCCAAACGACGGAAGAATGGCAAGATAGTGATTTGGGGTTACACCCGATTCAAGTGGCCCTACAGATTGCGATTCCAGAATTGGATGGGGCGATCGAACCGATTATTTTATCCGGACGGGATGGGGCTACCGGGAAGGCGATCGCCCTCCAGGACCGCATCGAAACCGTTACCCAACGGGCAATTAAATGGGCAACCCTGCGCCGGAAGCCGAAACTGGATAAAAAACTGGCGATCACCATCTTTAGCTTCCCCCCGGATAAAGGCAACGTGGGAACTGCTGCCTATTTGGATGTGTTCGGCAGCATCTATGAAGTGATGAAAGCCCTCAAATGCAATGGGTATGACCTTCCGGAGTTGCCTGAGTCTGCTGAGGCGCTGATGCTGGAAGTCATCCACGATGCCCAAGCGCAGTACAATAGCCCGGAATTGAATGTCGCTTATCGGATGTCGGTGGAAGAGTATGAAAAACTCACCCCCTATTCCGAACGACTGCAAGAAAACTGGGGACCGCCTCCGGGACATCTCAACACCGATGGACAAAATTTGCTGGTGTATGGGAAGTCCTTTGGAAACGTCTTTATCGGGATTCAGCCAACCTTTGGGTATGAAGGTGACCCGATGCGGTTGCTATTCTCGCGATCGGCCAGTCCGCATCATGGATTTGCTGCATATTACACCTATTTAGAGCAAATTTGGGGGGCCGATGCGGTACTTCACTTTGGCACTCACGGGTCCTTGGAATTTATGCCTGGGAAACAGATGGGGATGTCGGGGGAATGTTATCCCGATAGCTTGATTGGCAAGATTCCGAATATCTACTATTACGCCGCTAATAATCCTTCTGAGGCGACCATTGCCAAACGTCGGTCTTATGCCGAAACGATTAGCTATTTGACGCCACCGGCAGAGAATGCGGGGTTATACAAGGGACTGCAAGAACTGAATGAGTTGATTGGGTCCTATCAAACTCTGAAAGAGAGTGGACGGGGAGTGGCGATCGTTAACACCATCATGGATAAATGCCGGTTGGTGAATTTGGATCAGGATATCAACTTACCGGAGAAAGATGCGATCGAACTGACTCCCGAGGAACGGGATAATGTGGTGGGTCAAGTCTACCGCAAGCTGATGGAAATCGAATCGCGGTTGTTACCCTGTGGGTTGCACGTGATTGGGAAACCGCCTTCTGCGGAAGAGGCGATCGCCACCCTAGTCAACATCGCCTCCCTCGATCGCGACGAAGAAGGCGTCAAGAGTCTGCTGCGGATTATCGCCAACAGCATCGGACGAGACATCGACGAACTCTATGCCAACAACGATAAAGGCATCCTAGAAGACGTCGAACTCTTACAAGCCATTATCCAAGCCACTCGCGCCGCCGTCGCCGCCCTCGTCCAAGAACAAACCGATGCTGAAGGACGAGTTTCCAAAGTCTCCAAACTCAACTTTTTCAACATGGGCAAAAAAGCCCCCTGGGTGGAATCCCTCCATCAATCGGGCTATCCCAACGTCAGCACAGAAGACCTCAAACCCCTGTTTGAGTACCTGGAATTCTGCCTCCAGCAAATCTGCGCCGACAACGAACTCGGGGCCTTATTACGCGCCTTAGAAGGAGAATATGTCCTCCCCGGACCCGGTGGCGACCCCATCCGGAACCCCGATGTCCTCCCCACCGGCAAAAACATCCACGCCCTCGACCCCCAATCCATCCCCACCGCCGCAGCCGTCACCTCGGCCAAAATCGTCGTAGACCGCCTGTTAGACCGACAACGACGGGAAAACAACGGACAATGGCCCGAAACCATCGCCTGCGTCCTCTGGGGAACCGATAACATCAAAACCTATGGGGAATCCCTCGCCCAAATCATGTGGATGGTGGGAGTCAAACCCGTTCCCGATGCCTTGGGACGAGTCAACAAACTGGAACTTCTATCCTTAGAAGAATTAGGACGTCCCCGCATCGACGTAGTAATTAACTGTTCCGGCGTCTTCCGCGACTTGTTCATCAACCAAATGAACCTGTTAGACAAAGCGGTGAAAATGGCCGCCGAAGCTGACGAACCGTTAGAAATGAACTTCATCCGTAAACACGCGATGAAACAAGCGGAAGAGATGGGAATCAACCTGCGTCAAGCCGCCACCCGCGTCTTTTCTAACGCTTCCGGTTCCTACGCCTCTAACGTCAACTTAGCCGTTGAGAATAGCACCTGGGAAAGCGAGAACGAGTTACAGGAAATGTATCTCACTCGTAAATCCTTTGCCTTCTCCTCGGATAATCCGGGAACAATGGAACAGGACCGTCAGATTTTCGAGTCCTCCTTGAAAACTGCCGATGTCACATTCCAAAACTTGGATTCTTCGGAAATCAGTCTCACCGACGTTTCTCACTACTTCGATTCCGACCCCACCAAAGTCATCGGCACCTTACGCGGCGACGGCAAGAAACCTGCGGCATACATCGCCGACACCACCACCGCCAACGCCCAAGTGCGAACCCTATCGGAAACGGTCCGCTTAGATACGCGCACCAAGATGCTCAATCCCAAGTGGTATGAGGGAATGCTCTCCCACGGATACGAAGGAGTGCGGGAACTCTCAAAACGCCTCGTGAATACGATGGGATGGAGTGCCACAGCCGGTGCCGTGGATAACTGGGTGTATGAGGAAGCGAACGAGACCTTTATGAAGGATGAGGAGATGCAGAAACGCCTGCTGAACCTGAATCCGAACTCGTTCCGCAAGATGGTGACCACCTTGCTAGAAGCCAATGGACGCGGGTACTGGGAAACCAGTGAGGAGAATTTAGACCGCCTGCGCGAGTTGTATCAAGAAGTGGAGGACCGGATTGAAGGGATAGAATAG
- a CDS encoding type II toxin-antitoxin system HicB family antitoxin has protein sequence MMLRYEIIMYWSQEDEAFIAEVPELAGCAADGATYQEALTHVEVIMQEWMETAQALGRPIPQPKGRLLFA, from the coding sequence ATGATGTTACGGTATGAAATTATCATGTATTGGAGTCAAGAGGACGAGGCATTTATTGCGGAAGTGCCGGAATTAGCCGGTTGTGCTGCTGATGGTGCAACCTATCAGGAAGCGTTGACCCATGTAGAAGTCATTATGCAGGAGTGGATGGAGACGGCGCAAGCATTAGGGCGTCCGATTCCGCAACCGAAAGGAAGGTTGCTGTTTGCTTAA
- a CDS encoding PIN domain-containing protein has translation MNDYVSQLFKHYKRKGILIDTNILLLWCVGTVNRSRISKFNRTENFLPEDYDVILEVLEYFNKTVTTPNILTEVNSLVNQIREPERSQCLQILGQGLTKLDEFYIESATVGRADNFKEFGLTDCGIIEVARNKYLVLTDDFKLSNSLHNMGIDTINFNHLRSL, from the coding sequence ATGAACGATTATGTTAGCCAACTGTTTAAACACTATAAACGCAAAGGTATATTGATAGATACTAATATCCTTTTGCTATGGTGCGTAGGCACTGTCAACAGAAGTCGCATTTCAAAATTTAACAGAACCGAAAATTTTTTACCCGAAGATTATGATGTAATTTTAGAAGTCTTAGAGTATTTCAATAAGACAGTCACTACTCCTAACATTCTAACAGAAGTCAATAGCCTTGTCAATCAAATTCGCGAACCAGAACGCTCTCAATGTTTGCAAATCCTGGGGCAAGGACTCACCAAGCTAGATGAATTTTATATTGAAAGTGCAACGGTAGGAAGGGCAGATAATTTTAAGGAGTTTGGGTTGACTGATTGCGGAATTATCGAAGTTGCCCGAAATAAATATCTGGTACTCACGGACGATTTTAAATTATCGAATTCTCTGCACAACATGGGAATTGATACAATTAACTTTAATCATCTTCGATCCTTATAG